The following nucleotide sequence is from Capricornis sumatraensis isolate serow.1 chromosome 5, serow.2, whole genome shotgun sequence.
TGCCAGTGCTTTGGACCACCCTAAAAGAgcatgggaaaaaaatgtttgggGAGAGCGGGGTTTCAGGAAGCTGAGGGCTGGGCAGGCACCCCCAGCACCGGGATGCTCTGCCCTAAGGGAAGAGGGTGGGACTGAGGTCCTGAACTAGCCTTTCCAAATCCCCACGTCCAATGCAGGGAGGGAAAAGTTCAGAAGCAGCCACAGGGGACAAAAGCCCGTTTTTACCAGTTCAACAGGACAGGACATTCAATAAAACCAGCCCGCTCTGGAAACGGGTCGGGGCTCCAGTTGGCTCCACAGAGGCAGAAGTAGCCCCTGCCGCCGCCCTCGCCacggctgccgccgccgccgcggccccTGCGTTACTGGGGGAGACGGTGCCGCTGCGACAGGGGAGGACGCGGCTGGAGCTCAAGGAGGCTCCATCGCGCAGGCGCCGCCGAGCCCTGCCTGGATGCTCAGTCAAGGcactaaggcaaaaaaaaaaatcagcaatttATAGAAAGAAGAAGCTATAGTCTGTCGGGATATCCAACACCAACAGGTAGGAGGATATACTCTCGGTTaagtttggggggagggggcgcacAGTGCTGATGAAACTGCAGGTTCACCGGGAAATAGCCCTCCttgagtttttttgtgtgtgggttgtgtgtgtgtgtgtgtgtgtgtgtgtgtgtgtgtgtgtttttacaaTAAACTGCATAATGGAAGTACATTCAGACAATGCATCTTCAGTAGGGCTTATTGAGAGCTCCATTTCTGGAAAGCGTTGCAAGACTGAGGAATATCGGACTGCGAATCACCGGGAACAGTTCCCTTGCAGCACAGAAGcaatctctctccccatcttcGCGTATGTAATGCatgtctctctccccctccccctcctccacccccccccccattatAAATCCAGGGGTGGCGGATTTCAGGTTTCATAATGTTGCATGATGCGATCGGTATTTACCCGGGGATGTACCGGTGAGGAAATTAAAATCATCCAACGCagttttgcctgggcttctatcAGCATATTCCAGGCAAGTGAGAAGTGGCAAAAAACATGCTTCGTGGGAATAACAGAGGAAACCGATTTCCCTGGTGGGGTTCCCAAACACCTAGGAGACAAtatgcattttgttttaaaatgaagctACTTGCGATTTGCAACGAAGATTGTTGGTATAAATGGTAAAAGCTTAATTGCCCGAGAAATACAGGTTCATGTTAAATTCATTTGAAACCGGGCAGCCAAGGTTTACAAATGAAAGTGCATTATTCCTCTGGGTGTTTCCCTGACGAGTATTTACATTAACCATTTCTAATAATCATGTgggtttaaaagagaaaagatttgcCAGAAATGGgggatgggaagggaagggaaagacaaAAGATTAAATCAAATCAAATCCTGGGACAAGTTCCTATGAATTTAGAAGTCTAATGTTGAAATTATGCTTTAAGATGAATCAACAAATATTCTTCTTATAACATGCAGCATGAAAAGTGGCTCTAGAGttaaaagatatattttgcaAGGGTTCATTGGATCCATATCAGCAGAGAAGCTGCCGGGAAAACACTGACAGATACTAACAGACCTCAAATAAATGTGGGTAGTCTCCTGTCTCCTATTAGCGATCTTGTAGATTCCATTGCAACACCAGTGATTAATTCCTAGACTGGCATATTTTATGCTTGGGGAACATTTTATTCCTTCTCTCCTAAAGGTGCCCAATCAAATGTATGTTCTTTTAAATagggacattttaaaattcatctagCTCAGAAAACTAAACAAGTCAATTCTCTGAAATCTCAAGCACAAATACTAAACCAAATAAtattattcaaaattaaaactttatttgcttCCCCATAAATGAACAGCTCTATATTAGCACTGCCTGACATCATTGCTTGTTAACTTAAAAactgatagctttttttttttgttttcagatattCTGATGGCAAatcaagtgaaagaaaagaggaagcatGACTGCAGATCGGATCTGTTCTCTTTGTGGATTACATTTTCAGTAAAATGTATGGATCTATCTTTTCCTTGTTCTTATATCTAGATCATGAGACTTGACTGAGGCTGTATCTTTATCCTCCATCCATCTATGGCGAACTATAGCCATGCAGCTGACAACATTTTGCAAAATCTCTCTCCTCTAACAGCCTTTCTGAAATTGACTTCCTTGGGTTTCATAATAGGAGTCAGCGTGGTGGGCAACCTTCTGATCTCCATTTTGCTCGTGAAAGATAAGACCTTGCATAGAGCACCTTACTACTTCCTGTTGGATCTTTGCTGTTCAGATATCCTCAGATCTGCAATTTGTTTCCCATTTGTATTCAACTCTGTCAAAAATGGCTCTACTTGGACTTATGGGACTCTGACTTGCAAAGTGATTGCCTTTCTGGGGGTTTTGTCCTGTTTTCACACTGCTTTCATGCTCTTCTGTATCAGTGTCACCAGATACTTAGCTATCGCCCATCATCGCTTCTATACAAAGAGGCTGACCTTTTGGACGTGTCTGGCTGTGATCTGCATGGTGTGGACTCTGTCTGTGGCCATGGCATTTCCCCCAGTTTTAGATGTGGGCACTTACTCATTCATTAGGGAAGAAGATCAATGTACCTTCCAACACCGCTCCTTCAGGGCTAATGATTCCTTAGGATTTATGCTGCTCCTTGCCCTCATCCTCCTAGCTACACAGCTTGTCTACCTCAAGCTGATATTTTTTGTCCACGACCGAAGGAAAATGAAGCCAGTCCAGTTTGTAGCAGCAGTCAGCCAGAACTGGACTTTTCATGGTCCTGGAGCCAGTGGCCAGGCAGCTGCCAATTGGCTAGCAGGATTTGGAAGGGGTCCCACACCACCCACCTTGCTGGGCATCAGGCAAAATGCAAACACCACGAGCAGAAGAAGGCTATTGGTCTTAGATGAAttcaaaatggagaaaagaatcaGCAGAATGTTCTATATAATGACTTTTCTCTTCTTAACCTTGTGGGGCCCCTACCTGGTGGCCTGTTATTGGAGAGTTTTTGCAAGAGGGCCTGTAGTACCAGGGGGATTTCTAACAGCTGCTGTCTGGATGAGTTTTGCCCAAGCAGGAATCAATCCTTTTGTCTGCATTTTCTCCAACAGGGAGCTGAGGCGCTGTTTCAGCACAACCCTTCTTTACTGCAGAAAATCCAGGTTACCAAGGGAACCTTACTGTGTTATATGAAGGAGCATCTGTAAATCTTTAGCCTTGTGAAACACTAACCTTCTCTGCTAAGCAAATGTGGCCTGTAGCCATTTCTTGAGAAGAAAATCAAGAATGGGATCAGCAGTTATAAGGATTTGGGCAACATTCTGCAGTCTTTGCAATAGTTCACCTATAATCCTATTTTAAATCTCAGAGTGATCCTGCTGACTGCCAGCGAAGGTTTGTAATTAAGAAAGGACGGAACCACTGCCCTAAGTTTCTTTATGTGGTTGAAAACTAGATAATGAAAGTAGCAGGTGCTAAGTATCAGTGCTAAATGCTGTGTATATGACTACTTATgaaaaaacatcaaaaaaaacCAATTAGCATTGGACATCTTAATAAATTAAGTTGACATGAGGTAAATGTGTTGATAAAAAACTAATTTTAGAAATTTGAAGACTTTAAAACATTTCATACTATTTGTTTTGCAAGGACTAAAATATTTGGGGACTTAAAGTACTGTAATTCACTAAAGACATGCCATGAATTAATTGGattatcacttttaaaaaatcgCCTTGTAAGTTTTGGGGAGCATTCCAAAGCAGTATATTGGTTCCAATTATAGTTTACTTTTTTGTATTAATACATTACTATTTCTAAATACCGCTTTCCTTATCTACTAGTGAAATTGCTAGCATCGAACTGTATTATGTGGTTTTTGTTGATTTGGTATAAAGTTTTTTCTAATTCATCTATATTTTATGAATACTAGATATTGGTCTGGGAGGCAACATTAATGGTACCAACCAGTCACAATTGAGCAGTTCTAATAATGCAGAATAAACACATGTTGCCTTAAAGGGTTATCTAGTATCTTTCATCTTATTTAGTATTGGAGCAAATTGGAGTCAAGGGAAACTGAATCAGTAACTGGTCATGGTCATGCATCTGGAAGTGCATGCACGATCATGTaacactttttcctttttcctcacaTGATTTGAAAATTAAGGTGCACATCACTGGGATAATGAAATTTTCTTCTGAGGTGTGCTACCCATTCTAGTGTGTTCTAAGAAGCAGGCGGTTGatgtgtgtttatattttaagTCGGCTGTTAAGGGGAGACCACAGCCTTAGTATGACATCTTGCACAATTTGTGAAGCATTTATTCTACCGAAGGCACAgtcttgtttatattttctgcaCATTCAGTGTATTGGTCgtttaaattatttcagttttaacTTGTGAAAGCTTATAATATAATTTCTGGTATTTTAGAAATACATTAGAGTCTGTGAGTCTCATTCTTTAAGATACAGATGTGTGAATTTCAATATAAAGTTGCATTTGCCAAAATTTACTTGTGTAGCCTGTTACTtttcttgaaataaattttacatttttggcACTTAATTTTTCTTACCAGGGAGGCAAGCACAAAATAGCAAGACTAGCTCtattacagttttgttttgttttttatttttgtagctACTTTATATTGTGGAACTGGAAATGCATGAATGAAAGGAAGTATAAAGCTGACAAATAATAATGTCTGCAAAAGCATTATTTGGTAGCTTATCATACTTATTTATTCTTACAAGCCAGAATATTTAAAGATGTAAACCTGCTTAGCTGGTTGGTTCAGAATTTTAATATAGACATCACATTTTAATTTGGGCCATGGTAGAAATCTGGGATTCTAACTATTTAACTTGTAAAAAGAATGGTTTATAATTACATTatgacaaaaacagaaaagttgttattgcttttgtttgtttggggtttttattttattttcttttattggtaCCTGAAAAATAAGATTAGGAATCTAGTGAAACAGAATTATTTATTGCTACAGTGTTTCTGTAAAGAACATCAATATAAATATaactaaggaaaaagaaataattgaaatatCTCAGTGATATATGCAGTTTAGCTCATATAAGGGCCACTCAAGCTATGATTTAATAAGCACTTTGTTTGAactcatttttactttatattggaccTGAGACAAAATTTAATATACAAGAGTGAATTGCATCTAGCAATAAAGACCCCTTTTTAGTACTAAAATTATTATCtaaaatacaataaagaaaatgttattgaAAGATATTCTGATAACATTATGTTTC
It contains:
- the GPR85 gene encoding probable G-protein coupled receptor 85, whose protein sequence is MANYSHAADNILQNLSPLTAFLKLTSLGFIIGVSVVGNLLISILLVKDKTLHRAPYYFLLDLCCSDILRSAICFPFVFNSVKNGSTWTYGTLTCKVIAFLGVLSCFHTAFMLFCISVTRYLAIAHHRFYTKRLTFWTCLAVICMVWTLSVAMAFPPVLDVGTYSFIREEDQCTFQHRSFRANDSLGFMLLLALILLATQLVYLKLIFFVHDRRKMKPVQFVAAVSQNWTFHGPGASGQAAANWLAGFGRGPTPPTLLGIRQNANTTSRRRLLVLDEFKMEKRISRMFYIMTFLFLTLWGPYLVACYWRVFARGPVVPGGFLTAAVWMSFAQAGINPFVCIFSNRELRRCFSTTLLYCRKSRLPREPYCVI